Proteins encoded by one window of Lathyrus oleraceus cultivar Zhongwan6 chromosome 1, CAAS_Psat_ZW6_1.0, whole genome shotgun sequence:
- the LOC127111952 gene encoding 2-oxoglutarate and iron-dependent oxygenase domain-containing protein CP2 isoform X2: MSHRGGNSNAPAAKSELIGNGTVSTLANSRQRLRLNPNKEHKPEAYADLELDFSPSIFSSLERHLPPNMLVISRDDKAKFMTEILLKYLPTGERNRTQKHKEYRQKIKSYYQPLHPELYTMNPIIFFVPTFLKAISDNTEQSFRSIISEPSPDILVFQMFQPDFCELLLSEIENFEKWVTEANFRIMRPNRMNKFGAVLDDFGLEPMLDKLMDDFVRPLSRVFFPEVGGSTLDSHHGFVVEYGKDKDVDLGFHVDDSEVTLNVCLGKEFSGGELFFRGSRCEKHVNTGSQPDVVVHFIYGVHYLKAGSL; encoded by the exons ATGTCACACCGCGGTGGCAACTCCAACGCGCCGGCGGCGAAAAGTGAGCTAATCGGAAACGGCACAGTTTCCACTTTGGCGAATTCGAGGCAgagactgaggttgaatccgaacaaggAGCACAAGCCAGAAGCTTACGCTGATCTGGAATTGGATTTCAGTCCTTCGATTTTCAGTTCGTTAGAGAGACACCTTCCTCCGAACATGCTCGTTATTTCTCGTGATGATAAGGCTAAGTTCATGACTGAGATTTTGCTTAAGTATCTTCCCACTGGAGAGCGTAATAGA ACTCAGAAGCATAAAGAATACAGGCAGAAGATAAAATCGTATTATCAG CCTTTACATCCCGAGTTGTACACTATGAATCCTATTATATTCTTTGTGCCGACATTTCTCAAAGCAATTAGTGATAATACAGAGCAAAGCTTTAGAAGCATAATATCTGAGCCCTCTCCAGACATTCTTGTATTTCAAATGTTTCAGCCAGACTTCTGTGAGTTGTTGCTATCTGAG ATTGAAAATTTTGAGAAATGGGTGACTGAAGCAAATTTCCGGATCATGCGTCCCAATAGAATGAATAAATTTGGTGCCGTGCTTGATGACTTTGGGCTTGAGCCGATGCTTGACAAGCTTATGGATGATTTTGTCCGTCCTTTATCTAGAG TCTTCTTTCCAGAAGTTGGAGGATCAACCCTGGATTCGCATCATGGATTTGTTGTAGAGTATGGTAAAGATAAAGATGTTGACTTAG GTTTCCATGTGGATGACTCGGAAGTAACCTTGAATGTTTGCTTGGGTAAGGAATTTTCCGGAGGGGAGTTGTTTTTTCGAGGCTCAAGATGTGAGAAACATGTAAATACAGGAAGTCAGCCAGAT GTGGTTGTACACTTTATTTATGGAGTCCATTATTTGAAAGCAGGAAGTCTTTGA
- the LOC127111952 gene encoding 2-oxoglutarate and iron-dependent oxygenase domain-containing protein CP2 isoform X1, with protein MSHRGGNSNAPAAKSELIGNGTVSTLANSRQRLRLNPNKEHKPEAYADLELDFSPSIFSSLERHLPPNMLVISRDDKAKFMTEILLKYLPTGERNRTQKHKEYRQKIKSYYQPLHPELYTMNPIIFFVPTFLKAISDNTEQSFRSIISEPSPDILVFQMFQPDFCELLLSEIENFEKWVTEANFRIMRPNRMNKFGAVLDDFGLEPMLDKLMDDFVRPLSRVFFPEVGGSTLDSHHGFVVEYGKDKDVDLGFHVDDSEVTLNVCLGKEFSGGELFFRGSRCEKHVNTGSQPDEVFDYNHVPGRAVLHRGRHRHGARATTSGHRINFLMWCRSSVFREMKLYQKDFSSWCGECNRMKQERQHSTCAATRLELITREGESAA; from the exons ATGTCACACCGCGGTGGCAACTCCAACGCGCCGGCGGCGAAAAGTGAGCTAATCGGAAACGGCACAGTTTCCACTTTGGCGAATTCGAGGCAgagactgaggttgaatccgaacaaggAGCACAAGCCAGAAGCTTACGCTGATCTGGAATTGGATTTCAGTCCTTCGATTTTCAGTTCGTTAGAGAGACACCTTCCTCCGAACATGCTCGTTATTTCTCGTGATGATAAGGCTAAGTTCATGACTGAGATTTTGCTTAAGTATCTTCCCACTGGAGAGCGTAATAGA ACTCAGAAGCATAAAGAATACAGGCAGAAGATAAAATCGTATTATCAG CCTTTACATCCCGAGTTGTACACTATGAATCCTATTATATTCTTTGTGCCGACATTTCTCAAAGCAATTAGTGATAATACAGAGCAAAGCTTTAGAAGCATAATATCTGAGCCCTCTCCAGACATTCTTGTATTTCAAATGTTTCAGCCAGACTTCTGTGAGTTGTTGCTATCTGAG ATTGAAAATTTTGAGAAATGGGTGACTGAAGCAAATTTCCGGATCATGCGTCCCAATAGAATGAATAAATTTGGTGCCGTGCTTGATGACTTTGGGCTTGAGCCGATGCTTGACAAGCTTATGGATGATTTTGTCCGTCCTTTATCTAGAG TCTTCTTTCCAGAAGTTGGAGGATCAACCCTGGATTCGCATCATGGATTTGTTGTAGAGTATGGTAAAGATAAAGATGTTGACTTAG GTTTCCATGTGGATGACTCGGAAGTAACCTTGAATGTTTGCTTGGGTAAGGAATTTTCCGGAGGGGAGTTGTTTTTTCGAGGCTCAAGATGTGAGAAACATGTAAATACAGGAAGTCAGCCAGAT GAAGTCTTTGATTATAATCATGTCCCGGGACGGGCTGTGCTCCATCGTGGTCGACATCGTCATGGTGCTAGAGCAACAACATCTGGCCATCGGATCAACTTCCTGATGTGGTGCAGAAG TTCTGTCTTTAGAGAGATGAAACTGTATCAAAAAGATTTCTCCAGCTGGTGCGGAGAATGCAATCGAATGAAACAGGAAAGACAGCACTCCACATGTGCTGCTACAAGATTG GAACTGATCACACGGGAAGGTGAATCCGCCGCATAG